The Microbacterium luteum nucleotide sequence CTCGCAGCCCTGCCGCTGACTAGCGTGGCACGGTCAGTTATCCACAGGTTGCGCGGTGTCATCTCGCGGGCGTGGAACATCTACTTTCCCCGGGGGCTACATGTCGCAGCACGAGATTCCAGATGTCCCCGTCTGGGGGCGTGTTCTGGAGGCCCTCGCCGTCGACGACCGTGTCACTCCTCAGCTCCACGGCTTTCTGAACCTCGCCGTCCCTCAGGGTGTCATGGGCGGCACCCTCTATCTCGACGTGCCCAACGACCTCACCGCCGCTCAGCTGAACAAGCGTCTGCGAGCTCCCATCATGGAGGCGCTCGCCCACGTCGAGCAGAACGGCGCCTACGACCCGCCGGCGGCGACCTTCCGTGTCGTCGTCAATCCCGACATCATCGACGCCCACCTGACGGCTCCCGTCCCGATCCAGGAGCTGGCGGTCCCGGCGCCGTCGATGTCGCCCATGCCGGCCGCGCGACAGGTCTTCGAGGAACCGGTCGAGTCTTCGGGAAGCACATCTCGCAACGACACCCGCCTCAACCCGAAGTACACCTTCGACAACTTCGTCATCGGCCAGTCCAACCGCTTCGCCCACGCAGCGGCGGTCGCCGTCGCCGAAGCCCCCGCGAAGGCCTACAACCCGCTGTTCATCTACGGCGACTCGGGGCTCGGCAAGACGCATCTTTTGCACGCCATCGGCGACTACGCGATGAGTCTGTACTCGGGCATTCGCGTGCGATACGTCTCGAGCGAAGAGTTCACGAACGACTTCATCAACTCGATCGCGAACAACCGCGGCTCGGCGTTCCAGGCGCGCTACCGCGACGTCGACATCCTCCTCATCGACGACATCCAGTTCCTCCAGGGTCGCGCCGAGACGCAGGAGGCCTTCTTCCA carries:
- the dnaA gene encoding chromosomal replication initiator protein DnaA produces the protein MSQHEIPDVPVWGRVLEALAVDDRVTPQLHGFLNLAVPQGVMGGTLYLDVPNDLTAAQLNKRLRAPIMEALAHVEQNGAYDPPAATFRVVVNPDIIDAHLTAPVPIQELAVPAPSMSPMPAARQVFEEPVESSGSTSRNDTRLNPKYTFDNFVIGQSNRFAHAAAVAVAEAPAKAYNPLFIYGDSGLGKTHLLHAIGDYAMSLYSGIRVRYVSSEEFTNDFINSIANNRGSAFQARYRDVDILLIDDIQFLQGRAETQEAFFHTFNTLHDHDKQVVITSDVPPKHLTGFEDRMRSRFEWGLITDVQAPDLETRIAILRKKAQSERLHIPDEVLEYIATVVSSNIRELEGALIRVSAFASLNRSNLDMSLAQTVLRDIVDQDDANVISPTDIIQATAQYFKLTVDDLYGSSRSQAVAIARQIAMYLCRERTNLSLPKIGQLFGNRDHTTVMYAYKKISDLMKERRSIYNQVTEITAQLGRMR